One genomic region from Thermoleptolyngbya sichuanensis A183 encodes:
- a CDS encoding SGNH/GDSL hydrolase family protein, whose translation MRDRSLQFAIYLAPYWARLQARLRQLRAKWRSQPPIVRASLIANAVMLTLLTGTLLRHHHTRLAPSALSQALPQTPQAAPPPATQTGTRHLLNYQQWVDLLQQEAIAAAENPPERLAVLLGDSISLWFPPDLLPPERNWINQGISGDTTDRLRARLHLLDPVQPQTIVVMIGINDLIWGADDAAILSHYRDIVRYLRHTHPGTQVLVQSILPHAAEQATWEGRDRLLALPNSRIRALNQQLAAIAQSEGAYYLDLYPLFANAQGNLKMFLSTDGLHLNSQGYLVWRAALQLYLRQTLPTG comes from the coding sequence ATGCGCGATCGCTCTCTTCAGTTTGCAATCTACCTCGCGCCCTATTGGGCCCGGCTGCAAGCTCGGCTGCGGCAACTGCGGGCAAAGTGGCGATCGCAGCCGCCAATTGTGCGGGCTTCCCTGATAGCCAATGCCGTGATGCTGACCCTGCTTACGGGAACCCTGCTGCGGCATCACCACACTCGCCTCGCGCCCAGCGCCCTGTCCCAGGCGTTGCCCCAGACCCCACAAGCTGCGCCCCCACCCGCTACCCAGACCGGAACGCGCCACCTGCTGAACTATCAGCAGTGGGTTGACCTGTTGCAGCAAGAGGCGATCGCCGCCGCCGAAAATCCACCAGAGCGGCTGGCCGTGCTGCTGGGCGATTCCATCAGTCTATGGTTTCCGCCCGACCTGCTGCCGCCAGAGCGCAACTGGATTAATCAGGGCATTTCGGGGGACACTACCGATCGGCTGCGGGCACGCCTCCATCTCCTCGATCCTGTGCAGCCCCAAACTATCGTGGTGATGATCGGCATCAACGATTTAATCTGGGGCGCAGACGATGCAGCCATCCTGTCCCACTATCGAGATATTGTGCGCTATCTGCGCCACACCCACCCTGGAACGCAGGTGTTGGTGCAGTCCATCCTGCCCCATGCCGCAGAGCAGGCGACTTGGGAAGGGCGCGATCGCCTCCTAGCCTTACCCAACAGCCGCATTCGGGCGCTCAATCAACAACTCGCGGCGATCGCCCAGTCTGAAGGAGCCTATTATCTCGATCTGTATCCGCTCTTTGCCAACGCCCAGGGCAACCTTAAGATGTTCCTCAGCACGGACGGTTTGCATCTCAATTCGCAGGGTTACCTGGTGTGGCGGGCAGCGCTGCAACTGTACCTGCGGCAAACACTGCCCACCGGGTAG
- the rfaE2 gene encoding D-glycero-beta-D-manno-heptose 1-phosphate adenylyltransferase: protein MPVYTLAELQQAIAQNPDQWRPLVFTNGCFDLIHAGHVRYLQAAATQGRSLVVGLNSDASVQRIKPAKPGQPPRPIVPTAQRAEVLAALKPVDGVVVFEEPTAIALISALQPDIYVKGGDYTVATLPEAPTVQAYGGRIELIQVEVPSSTTAIIQRILAGAASKE from the coding sequence ATGCCCGTCTACACCCTGGCTGAATTGCAGCAGGCGATCGCCCAAAATCCTGACCAATGGCGACCGCTGGTGTTTACCAATGGCTGCTTTGACCTGATTCATGCGGGACATGTGCGCTACTTGCAGGCGGCGGCAACTCAGGGGCGGTCGCTCGTCGTGGGGCTAAATAGCGATGCCTCGGTGCAGCGCATCAAGCCTGCCAAACCCGGACAGCCGCCGCGTCCCATCGTGCCCACAGCCCAGCGGGCCGAGGTGTTGGCAGCGCTGAAACCTGTGGACGGCGTGGTGGTGTTTGAGGAACCCACGGCGATCGCCCTGATATCGGCCCTCCAGCCTGATATCTATGTTAAAGGCGGCGATTACACGGTCGCAACGCTGCCGGAAGCGCCCACAGTCCAGGCCTACGGCGGGCGAATCGAGCTGATTCAAGTAGAAGTGCCCAGTTCCACCACGGCGATCATTCAGCGCATTCTGGCAGGCGCAGCCAGCAAAGAGTAG
- a CDS encoding cysteine desulfurase family protein, whose protein sequence is MQIYLDYSATTPTRPEAIARWHAVLTQQWGNPSSLHQWGQRATEALELARAQVAALINAPPDSIVFTSGGTESDNLALCGIARQYSAPQHLIVSSVEHSAVTEPARQLERQGWQVTWLPVNRQGRVDPADLQTALRPNTVLVSIIYGQSEIGTLQPIEVLGQIARDHGARFHTDAVQVAGRLPLDVQRLPVDLLSLSSHKLYGPQGVGALYVRPGVALAPLLGGGGQEQGLRSGTQAVGAIAGFGMAAELAARELPSETPRLVSLRDRLVDQLADVPDLIPTGDRLHRLPHHVSFCLRHADGQALTGRTLVRQMNLAGIGISAGSACNSGKLQPSPVLRAMGLGDRQATGGIRLTLGRYTTEADIDWTAIALRQILDRLADGQGLQQSVV, encoded by the coding sequence ATGCAGATTTATCTGGACTACAGCGCCACCACGCCCACCCGCCCAGAGGCGATCGCCCGCTGGCACGCCGTTTTGACTCAGCAGTGGGGCAATCCCTCCAGTCTGCATCAGTGGGGGCAGCGGGCCACCGAAGCCCTGGAACTGGCCCGCGCCCAGGTCGCTGCCCTGATCAACGCACCGCCTGACAGCATTGTGTTTACCTCCGGCGGCACCGAGTCTGATAACCTGGCTCTCTGTGGCATAGCACGTCAATATTCCGCGCCCCAGCATTTGATCGTGTCCAGCGTCGAGCATTCGGCCGTCACGGAACCAGCCCGCCAGTTGGAGCGCCAGGGCTGGCAGGTGACGTGGCTTCCGGTCAACCGCCAAGGGCGGGTCGATCCGGCCGACTTGCAGACAGCCCTGCGACCCAACACAGTTCTGGTTTCGATCATTTACGGACAGAGTGAAATCGGGACGCTCCAGCCGATCGAAGTGCTAGGACAGATCGCCCGCGATCATGGCGCACGGTTTCATACCGACGCGGTGCAGGTGGCGGGGCGGCTGCCGCTAGATGTGCAGCGGTTGCCTGTAGATCTGCTCTCGCTGTCCAGCCACAAGCTCTATGGGCCCCAGGGTGTGGGGGCTTTGTATGTACGGCCCGGCGTGGCGCTGGCTCCGCTTTTGGGCGGCGGCGGCCAAGAGCAGGGACTACGGTCGGGAACCCAGGCTGTGGGCGCGATCGCCGGATTTGGCATGGCCGCAGAACTGGCTGCCCGCGAGCTACCCAGCGAAACGCCCCGGCTGGTCTCCCTGCGCGATCGCCTGGTTGACCAGTTGGCCGATGTGCCAGACCTCATCCCCACGGGCGATCGCCTGCATCGACTGCCCCACCACGTCAGCTTTTGCCTGCGCCATGCCGACGGACAAGCCCTGACGGGTCGAACCCTGGTGCGCCAAATGAACCTGGCGGGTATTGGCATTAGCGCTGGCTCTGCTTGCAACAGCGGCAAGCTCCAGCCCAGCCCTGTGCTGCGGGCGATGGGACTGGGCGATCGCCAGGCCACAGGCGGCATTCGGCTCACCTTGGGACGCTATACGACCGAAGCCGATATCGACTGGACGGCGATCGCCCTCCGGCAAATCCTGGATCGTCTGGCGGACGGACAAGGCTTGCAGCAGTCTGTAGTGTGA
- a CDS encoding pentapeptide repeat-containing protein — protein MKDLEHYYRVLDLEPGASLEEVNQAYKDLVFVWHPDRIPTDNERLHQKAQEKIKEINQARDRLRTFLKSDAGSSAAASPSAQSTSSARPEPSRPSYSRARYRPPARPGYAQGSTYKGASDPSSSYRGAGYPGSAYSSYPGAGSSGSSYSESTYSHSTARGTAGPSGHHSTRPPSGNGNSAHASGNSHTSHTHPGNSHSSHTSPPPPEPPPRPPRRQDPDLSGSDLSGRDLREKDLSGRNLSNANLSDANLSDAFLHRVNLNHANLERANLFRANLLEADLSHANLQDANLIGADLSGADLRGANLRGARMGVKDRIMVKMTGAYLSGAIMPDGEVHA, from the coding sequence ATGAAAGACCTCGAACACTACTACCGAGTCCTGGATTTGGAGCCTGGTGCGTCCCTCGAAGAGGTGAACCAGGCTTACAAAGACTTGGTGTTTGTATGGCATCCCGATCGAATTCCGACTGATAACGAGCGACTGCATCAGAAGGCGCAGGAAAAGATTAAGGAAATTAACCAGGCGCGCGATCGCCTCCGCACCTTTTTGAAATCCGACGCTGGATCAAGCGCTGCCGCCAGCCCATCGGCTCAATCCACCAGCAGCGCTCGTCCAGAGCCATCCCGCCCCTCCTATTCCCGCGCCCGCTATCGCCCGCCCGCCCGCCCCGGATACGCCCAAGGCTCCACTTATAAAGGTGCATCCGACCCCAGTTCTTCCTATCGCGGCGCAGGCTATCCCGGTAGCGCGTACTCAAGCTATCCCGGTGCTGGGTCGTCTGGCTCCAGTTATTCCGAATCCACCTATTCTCACTCCACAGCCAGAGGAACGGCTGGCCCATCAGGACACCACTCCACGCGGCCGCCCAGCGGGAATGGCAACAGCGCCCACGCCTCCGGCAATAGCCACACCAGCCACACGCATCCAGGCAATTCCCACAGCAGCCACACCAGCCCGCCTCCGCCGGAACCGCCGCCCCGTCCCCCCCGTCGCCAAGACCCCGACCTCAGCGGCAGTGACCTGAGCGGGCGCGATCTGCGCGAAAAAGACCTGAGCGGACGCAACCTGAGCAATGCCAACCTCAGCGATGCCAACCTTAGCGATGCCTTTTTGCACCGCGTTAACCTGAACCATGCCAACTTGGAGCGGGCTAACCTGTTTCGCGCCAATTTGCTAGAAGCCGATCTCAGTCACGCCAACCTGCAAGATGCCAACCTGATTGGCGCAGACCTCAGCGGGGCAGACCTGCGCGGCGCAAACCTGCGCGGGGCCCGCATGGGCGTGAAGGATCGGATCATGGTGAAGATGACGGGGGCATACCTCAGTGGGGCAATCATGCCGGATGGAGAGGTTCATGCCTGA
- the bchB gene encoding ferredoxin:protochlorophyllide reductase (ATP-dependent) subunit B, giving the protein MKLAYWMYAGPAHIGTLRVASSFKNVHAIMHAPLGDDYFNVMRSMLERERDFTPVTASIVDRNVLARGSQEKVVDNITRKDKEERPDLIVLTPTCTSSILQEDLQNFVERAQLEAKSNVLLADVNHYRVNELQAGDRTLHQIVQFYIEKARKKDDLRTDKTTEPSVNIIGISTLGFHNQHDCRELKKLMGDLGIQVNAVIPEGASVHELKNLPRAWFNLVPYRELGRMTAEYLQAEFEMPFVDITPMGVVETARCIRAIQIILNQQGANVDYESFIQDQTLFVSQAAWFSRSIDCQNLTGKKAVVFGDNTHAAAITKILAREMGIRVVLAGTYCKYDAEWFREQVRGYCDEILISDDNGAIGDAIARLEPAAIFGTQMERHVGKRLDIPCGVIAAPIHIQNFPIGYKPFMGYEGTNQIADLIYNSFTLGMEDHLLEIFGGHDTKEVITKGVSADSDLAWSKDGLAELNRIPGFVRGKVKRNTEKFARDRGIETITAEVLYAAKEAVGA; this is encoded by the coding sequence ATGAAACTTGCCTACTGGATGTACGCTGGCCCAGCCCACATTGGCACATTGCGGGTAGCCAGTTCCTTCAAGAACGTCCACGCCATTATGCACGCGCCGTTGGGGGACGACTATTTCAACGTGATGCGATCGATGCTGGAACGGGAGCGAGACTTCACGCCTGTCACGGCGAGTATTGTGGATCGCAACGTTTTGGCACGCGGTTCGCAGGAAAAAGTAGTAGACAATATCACGCGCAAAGACAAAGAAGAACGCCCCGATCTAATCGTGCTGACACCCACCTGCACGTCCAGCATTTTGCAAGAAGATTTGCAGAACTTTGTCGAGCGGGCGCAGCTAGAGGCGAAAAGCAATGTGCTGCTGGCAGATGTGAATCATTACCGGGTGAATGAACTGCAAGCGGGCGATCGCACGCTGCATCAAATCGTGCAGTTTTACATTGAAAAGGCCCGCAAAAAAGATGATTTGCGGACGGATAAAACGACGGAGCCATCCGTCAATATCATCGGTATTTCCACGCTGGGATTTCACAATCAGCACGACTGTCGCGAACTGAAAAAACTGATGGGTGACCTGGGCATTCAGGTCAACGCGGTCATTCCTGAAGGCGCATCGGTGCATGAGCTAAAGAACCTGCCCCGCGCTTGGTTTAACCTGGTTCCCTATCGCGAACTGGGGCGCATGACTGCGGAGTATTTGCAAGCTGAATTTGAAATGCCCTTTGTAGACATTACGCCAATGGGTGTGGTGGAAACAGCTCGCTGTATTCGAGCAATTCAAATCATTTTGAACCAGCAGGGCGCAAACGTAGACTATGAATCGTTCATTCAAGACCAGACGCTGTTCGTCTCGCAAGCGGCCTGGTTTTCGCGCTCGATTGACTGTCAAAACCTAACGGGTAAAAAGGCGGTCGTGTTTGGCGACAACACTCACGCAGCGGCGATTACCAAGATCCTGGCGCGGGAAATGGGCATTCGTGTGGTGCTGGCGGGAACCTATTGCAAATACGATGCTGAATGGTTTCGTGAACAGGTGCGCGGCTACTGCGATGAGATTTTGATCAGCGATGACAATGGTGCAATTGGAGATGCGATCGCCCGGTTGGAACCCGCTGCCATCTTTGGTACGCAAATGGAGCGCCACGTCGGCAAACGGCTGGATATCCCCTGTGGGGTAATCGCCGCGCCGATTCATATCCAGAATTTCCCCATCGGCTATAAACCATTTATGGGGTACGAAGGGACGAATCAGATCGCGGATTTGATCTACAACTCCTTCACGCTGGGCATGGAAGATCACCTGCTGGAAATCTTTGGCGGGCACGATACCAAAGAGGTCATTACGAAGGGCGTTTCGGCGGATTCTGATCTGGCGTGGAGCAAGGATGGTCTAGCAGAACTGAACCGCATTCCCGGCTTTGTGCGCGGCAAGGTGAAGCGCAACACCGAAAAATTTGCCCGCGATCGCGGGATTGAAACTATCACCGCCGAAGTCCTCTACGCGGCCAAAGAAGCCGTCGGCGCATAG
- a CDS encoding ammonium transporter: MSRLVLRKRNRRQPLIDRRGLSAIAKMLLERPRATINSLSPTWQACIPLVALILLVSSTAAVAQDAPTVESLAATTDELRVGLDTLWVVLAGVLVFFMNAGFGMLETGFCRQKNAVNILSKNLIVFALSTIAYWFIGWGLMFSDGNPFFGTAAPFFLSGADNSPATGDAYEGVYSAISWAGVPLAAKFFFQLVFAGTAATIVSGAVAERIKFIDFMLFSLLLVGLAYPITGHMVWGGGLLGNAGFWDFAGSTVVHAVGGWAALMGAAILGPRLGKYNEDGTPNALPGHNMSIATLGCLILWLGWFGFNPGSTMGVGDGSAIAHIALTTNIAAAFGGVAATFTAWSLLGKPDLSMTINGILAGLVAITAPCAWVTAGAAAIIGLIGGILVVLAVGFFDRIRIDDPVGATSVHLVNGLWGTLAVGLFAKGPDGTLYGDGEGPLAGLFYGGGLTQFGIQLGGTLLCGLIITVLSTIFWYALKALMGIRVTAEEELVGLDIGEHGMEAYAGFVKDATGAPSGVYTTSSTSTGIAGNPN; encoded by the coding sequence ATGTCTAGATTAGTTCTCAGAAAGCGAAACAGACGGCAGCCGCTGATCGATCGGCGCGGTCTGTCTGCGATCGCCAAAATGCTTTTAGAGCGCCCCCGGGCGACCATCAATTCTCTCTCTCCAACCTGGCAAGCCTGCATTCCCTTGGTGGCGCTGATCCTGCTGGTTAGCAGCACGGCTGCGGTCGCCCAGGATGCACCCACGGTCGAGTCTCTGGCTGCAACCACAGACGAACTGCGGGTCGGGCTGGACACCCTCTGGGTGGTGCTGGCAGGGGTGCTCGTGTTCTTTATGAACGCAGGCTTCGGGATGTTAGAAACGGGCTTTTGCCGCCAAAAGAACGCTGTTAATATCCTTTCCAAGAACCTAATCGTGTTCGCTTTGTCTACGATTGCCTACTGGTTCATCGGCTGGGGTCTGATGTTCAGCGATGGCAACCCCTTCTTTGGTACGGCTGCGCCCTTCTTCCTCTCTGGCGCAGACAATAGCCCTGCAACCGGTGATGCCTACGAAGGCGTGTACAGCGCCATTAGCTGGGCGGGCGTGCCGCTGGCTGCCAAGTTTTTCTTCCAGCTGGTGTTCGCTGGAACTGCCGCAACGATCGTATCTGGGGCGGTTGCTGAGCGCATCAAGTTCATTGACTTCATGCTCTTCAGTCTGCTGCTGGTGGGTCTTGCTTACCCCATCACGGGCCACATGGTCTGGGGTGGCGGTTTGCTGGGCAATGCTGGCTTCTGGGATTTTGCCGGTTCGACGGTGGTGCACGCCGTGGGTGGCTGGGCTGCGCTGATGGGTGCTGCTATCCTTGGGCCCCGTCTTGGCAAGTACAACGAGGACGGTACTCCCAATGCCCTGCCGGGTCACAACATGAGCATTGCCACGCTGGGCTGCTTGATCCTGTGGCTGGGCTGGTTTGGCTTCAACCCCGGTTCGACGATGGGGGTTGGCGACGGTTCGGCGATCGCCCACATCGCGCTGACCACGAACATCGCGGCTGCCTTTGGTGGCGTGGCGGCGACCTTCACGGCTTGGTCTCTACTGGGCAAGCCTGATCTGTCTATGACGATCAACGGCATTCTGGCCGGTCTGGTGGCAATCACCGCCCCTTGCGCCTGGGTTACTGCGGGCGCTGCGGCCATCATCGGACTGATCGGCGGCATCCTGGTGGTGCTGGCTGTCGGCTTCTTCGACCGCATCCGAATTGATGACCCGGTGGGCGCAACCTCGGTTCACCTAGTGAACGGTCTGTGGGGTACGCTGGCAGTGGGTCTGTTCGCCAAAGGGCCCGACGGTACGCTGTATGGTGATGGCGAAGGTCCGCTGGCGGGTCTGTTCTATGGCGGCGGCTTGACCCAGTTTGGCATTCAGCTTGGCGGTACGCTGCTCTGTGGATTGATCATCACCGTCCTGTCTACCATCTTCTGGTATGCGCTCAAGGCTCTGATGGGTATTCGAGTGACTGCTGAAGAAGAACTGGTGGGTCTGGACATTGGCGAGCACGGCATGGAAGCCTACGCTGGCTTTGTGAAAGATGCGACGGGCGCTCCTTCGGGTGTCTACACCACCAGCAGCACCTCCACGGGCATTGCGGGTAATCCGAACTAA
- a CDS encoding DUF429 domain-containing protein: MKFLGIDFGWTSQPSGLCCLVFQDNALWLKDLTRLADIPDLLAWIDACVSPEEPAGVAVDAPTLIPNATGMRLPDRLAHKHFGRYHAGCYPANLGLPFAQRTVQLGLSLEARGFAHAPTIQPQAPIRFQIESFPHPAMVHLFGLSRILKYKKGTVAERRAELAKLRHYVLTVLPVLTPALHFMPDQTLPDIPMRGVDLKAVEDMLDSIVCAYIAAHWWYWGDARNWVLGDRTQGYIVVPAPAADPSSHAGAAMPVG; the protein is encoded by the coding sequence ATGAAGTTTCTTGGCATCGATTTTGGCTGGACTTCTCAGCCCAGTGGTCTTTGTTGCTTGGTTTTTCAGGACAACGCTCTGTGGCTGAAGGATCTCACCCGTCTTGCCGATATTCCCGACTTGTTGGCCTGGATCGATGCCTGCGTGTCGCCAGAAGAGCCTGCGGGGGTGGCAGTTGATGCGCCCACGCTAATTCCCAATGCCACCGGAATGCGCCTCCCCGATCGCCTGGCCCACAAGCACTTTGGACGCTATCACGCGGGCTGCTATCCGGCCAATCTGGGACTCCCGTTTGCCCAGCGCACAGTGCAGCTTGGCCTCAGCCTGGAGGCTCGCGGCTTTGCCCACGCCCCGACGATTCAGCCCCAGGCTCCCATCCGCTTTCAAATCGAATCTTTCCCGCACCCAGCGATGGTGCATTTGTTTGGGCTGTCGCGCATTTTGAAATATAAAAAGGGCACTGTTGCCGAACGTCGTGCCGAACTCGCTAAACTGCGGCATTATGTCCTGACCGTGCTGCCTGTCCTGACCCCGGCGCTGCATTTTATGCCCGATCAAACCCTGCCCGATATTCCCATGCGCGGTGTGGACTTGAAGGCCGTAGAAGACATGCTCGACAGCATTGTGTGTGCCTACATTGCCGCCCACTGGTGGTATTGGGGCGATGCGAGAAACTGGGTGTTGGGCGATCGCACTCAGGGCTACATTGTCGTTCCTGCCCCCGCTGCTGACCCGTCAAGCCATGCAGGAGCGGCCATGCCAGTGGGATAA
- a CDS encoding WD40 domain-containing protein, whose product MSDSASGSAAAFSAPSLPDNITGIRMADVLLLPDEQQSVVRWLLRHNVVSLSETAAHFQQTEAEMQAFLLPLLEKRIVRQVEQDGAIAYEVKLAHKSNRRMPRDIWKILDMSSETANVFVSYSRRNRPFVQTLVQALQKRGREVWVDWDSIPSGADWWEEIKLGIEVADTMIFVLSPESAASEVCGRELEHALQHQKRLLPVVCKDVDPALVHPELGKINWIFLRDTDNFEVGFRSLVSALDADLSYVRTHTRLLVRATEWNARGKDRSLLLRGSEIQEARRWLAEGEHKEPQALQVQKEYIWASYNEEMDHQQEELAEQKQILRQQRLLTQTIAAAGAMAIALGIVSFSLYRSAESNRSLAERERLTALTEASGALYGSGQTFEALVKAVEAGFTLNTLKRREQAQNPDVRSRVLSSLQQAIYWVHERNQLRGHAGAVWQAALSPDEQRLASASADGTVRLWQMDGTPVQTLAGDTSQALSVVVLPHERIVSAHDDGSLWFRKPNGTGIRQFAHSQAVNALSAAPNGGAIAAASEDGTVSLWDEAGRRLGTLPSQNTPVRIIAHSPDGKILATGSADGMIRLWQTDGTRWKTIPSGDLAVTSLAFSPNGQILAASRLDGQVRLWRLDGTPVHTFQGHSSPIYSLVFSPTDDLLATASADKTIKLWRLDGTLLSTLGGHTSQVHSLRFSRDGKTLISGSGDRTLRLWRVNHTLLNQLYDHTERVYDVDFSPDGDLIASASGDRTVRLWNRNGQLQKTLAVHTAAVRGVAFSADNQTLASASADRTVKLWNRNGDLLQTLTGHTAAVNEVAFSPSRDQLASASDDGLVRLWQRDGRLVNTLQGHRGSVLSVDYSRDGQMLATAGTDKVVILWTAEGRKLRTLRGHSGKVYHASFSPDGRAIATASYDNTVKLWTPDGTLLVTLEGHSDGVLHVGFSPDGQTLTTASYDGTIKLWTLEGKLISTLRGHRDGVNTAVYSPDGQTLATASNDHTILLWTLTQMNDLEHLLNLGCDLLQDYRHSLPVLEQGRLAECDGT is encoded by the coding sequence ATGAGCGATTCGGCATCCGGGTCTGCTGCTGCATTCTCTGCGCCTTCTCTTCCTGACAACATCACAGGCATTCGCATGGCGGATGTGCTGCTGCTGCCTGACGAACAGCAGTCGGTGGTGCGGTGGCTGCTGCGCCATAATGTTGTGTCTCTGAGCGAAACGGCTGCTCACTTTCAGCAGACCGAAGCTGAGATGCAGGCGTTTTTGCTGCCGCTATTGGAAAAGCGCATTGTCCGCCAGGTGGAGCAGGATGGGGCGATCGCCTATGAGGTGAAACTGGCACACAAATCCAACCGCCGGATGCCCAGGGACATCTGGAAAATCCTGGACATGTCCAGCGAAACGGCAAATGTCTTTGTGTCCTATTCCCGTCGCAACAGGCCCTTTGTGCAAACGCTGGTGCAGGCGCTCCAAAAGCGAGGGCGCGAGGTCTGGGTTGATTGGGACAGCATTCCGTCGGGAGCGGACTGGTGGGAAGAAATTAAGCTGGGCATTGAGGTCGCCGACACCATGATCTTTGTCCTCAGCCCAGAGTCGGCGGCTTCGGAGGTGTGTGGCCGCGAGCTAGAACATGCCCTGCAACATCAGAAGCGTCTGCTGCCTGTGGTTTGCAAAGACGTTGACCCGGCGCTGGTGCATCCCGAACTGGGCAAAATCAACTGGATTTTTTTGCGAGATACGGACAATTTTGAAGTTGGGTTTCGCAGCCTGGTGTCGGCGCTGGATGCCGATTTGTCTTATGTGCGAACCCACACGCGGCTGCTGGTGCGGGCAACGGAATGGAACGCACGCGGCAAGGATCGCAGCCTACTGCTGCGGGGCAGCGAAATTCAGGAGGCTCGGCGCTGGCTGGCTGAGGGCGAACACAAGGAACCCCAGGCGCTGCAAGTGCAGAAGGAATACATCTGGGCTTCCTACAACGAAGAGATGGATCATCAGCAGGAGGAACTGGCGGAGCAAAAGCAGATCCTCCGGCAGCAGCGATTGCTGACCCAGACGATCGCAGCGGCAGGAGCAATGGCGATCGCCCTTGGGATCGTGTCCTTCAGCCTGTATCGCTCGGCGGAAAGCAACCGCAGCCTTGCGGAACGGGAGCGACTGACGGCGCTGACGGAGGCTTCGGGGGCGCTGTATGGCTCGGGGCAAACCTTTGAGGCGCTGGTGAAGGCCGTAGAAGCAGGGTTTACGCTGAACACCCTAAAGCGGAGAGAACAGGCGCAGAATCCAGACGTGCGATCGCGCGTGTTGTCTTCGTTGCAGCAGGCGATCTACTGGGTGCATGAGCGCAACCAACTGCGGGGACACGCCGGAGCCGTGTGGCAGGCCGCCCTCAGCCCCGATGAACAGCGGCTCGCCTCTGCCAGCGCCGACGGCACGGTTCGCCTATGGCAGATGGATGGAACGCCTGTGCAAACGCTGGCAGGCGACACCTCCCAGGCGCTCAGCGTTGTCGTGCTGCCTCACGAACGAATTGTCAGCGCCCATGACGACGGTAGCCTCTGGTTTCGCAAGCCCAACGGCACGGGGATTCGCCAGTTTGCCCACAGTCAGGCGGTCAATGCGCTGAGCGCCGCGCCCAATGGAGGGGCGATCGCCGCCGCCAGCGAAGACGGCACGGTGAGCTTGTGGGATGAAGCGGGTCGGCGCTTGGGCACGCTGCCCAGCCAGAACACACCCGTCCGCATCATCGCTCATAGCCCCGATGGAAAAATCCTGGCAACGGGCAGCGCCGATGGAATGATCCGCCTCTGGCAGACGGATGGAACCCGCTGGAAGACCATTCCCAGCGGCGATTTGGCAGTGACCAGTCTAGCCTTCAGTCCCAACGGGCAAATCCTGGCTGCCAGCCGGCTGGATGGGCAGGTGCGGCTGTGGCGGCTGGACGGCACGCCCGTCCACACCTTCCAGGGGCATTCTTCGCCAATCTATAGCCTGGTATTTAGCCCAACAGACGATTTGCTGGCCACTGCGAGCGCCGACAAGACGATCAAGCTCTGGCGACTGGACGGTACGCTGCTGTCTACGCTGGGCGGCCACACCTCCCAGGTTCACAGCCTCCGCTTCAGCCGCGATGGCAAGACGCTGATTTCTGGCAGTGGCGATCGCACGCTGCGGCTGTGGCGGGTAAATCACACGCTGCTGAACCAACTGTATGACCACACCGAGCGGGTGTATGATGTGGACTTTTCCCCCGACGGCGACCTGATTGCCTCCGCCAGTGGCGATCGCACGGTGCGTCTGTGGAACCGAAACGGCCAGTTGCAAAAGACTCTGGCCGTCCATACCGCCGCCGTGCGCGGCGTGGCCTTCAGCGCCGATAATCAAACCCTGGCTTCGGCCAGCGCCGATCGCACGGTAAAGCTCTGGAACCGAAACGGCGACCTGTTGCAAACCCTGACTGGCCACACCGCCGCCGTGAACGAAGTTGCCTTTTCACCCAGCCGCGACCAGCTTGCCTCCGCCAGCGACGATGGCCTGGTGCGCCTCTGGCAGCGCGACGGCCGCCTTGTGAACACGCTCCAGGGGCATCGCGGCAGCGTTCTCAGCGTGGACTATAGCCGCGACGGGCAGATGCTTGCTACAGCCGGCACCGATAAGGTGGTCATTCTGTGGACGGCAGAGGGTCGCAAACTCCGCACGCTGCGCGGCCACAGCGGCAAGGTGTATCACGCCAGCTTTAGCCCCGATGGACGGGCGATCGCCACCGCCAGCTACGACAACACGGTCAAGCTCTGGACACCCGACGGCACGCTGCTGGTCACGCTGGAAGGGCACAGCGATGGCGTGCTGCATGTCGGCTTTAGCCCCGATGGGCAAACCCTAACGACCGCCAGCTACGACGGCACGATCAAACTCTGGACGCTGGAGGGCAAACTTATCAGCACGCTGCGCGGCCACCGCGACGGGGTCAATACTGCCGTCTATAGTCCCGATGGGCAGACCCTCGCCACCGCCAGCAACGACCACACGATTTTGCTGTGGACGCTGACCCAGATGAATGACCTAGAACATTTGCTGAACCTGGGGTGTGACCTACTGCAAGACTATCGTCACAGTCTGCCTGTGCTGGAGCAAGGCCGATTGGCAGAGTGTGATGGGACTTAG